The DNA segment TGCTCACCGGCTGTGAGCTGGACTTCCAGACGCGGGGCGACGCGCGCGTGCTGACCTTCGAGCGACTGCCGGGGGCCGGGGACGCCGACGACCTGACGGCTGTCGCCCGCGCCGGCCACAAGGCGCCGCAGGGGCGTGACCTCGGCCCGTCCGACACCGCGCTGATCAGCTACACCTCGGGCACGAGCGGCACCCCCAAGGGCGCCGTCAACACGCACGGCAACGTCATGTACAACGCGGAGCGGCAGCGGACCGGGCTCGGCCTGCCGGACGCGCCCGTGTACTACGCGCTGGCGCCCCTGTTCCACATCACCGGGATGGTCTGCCAGCTCGGCGCGAGCCTCAACAGCGCGGGCACGCTGGTGCTGACGTACCGCTTCGACGCGGGCGTCGTGCTGGACGCGTTCGCCGAGCACCGGCCGCACTACACGGTCGGCCCGTCGACGGCCTTCATGGCGCTGGCCGCCCACCCGGCCGTCACCCGGGAGCACTTCTCCTCCTTCGTGAACATCTCTTCGGGAGGCGCCCCCGTGCCGCCCGCCCTGGTGGAGAAGTTCCGGGCCGGCTTCGGGCCGTACATCCGCAACGGCTACGGCCTCACCGAGTGCACCGCCCCCTGCGCCTCTGTCCCGCCCGGCCTGGAGGCCCCCGTCGACCCCGCCTCGGGGACGCTGGCCGTGGGGCTGCCGGGCCCGGAGACGGTCGTACGGATCGTCGACGAGCAGGGCGCGGAGGTGCCGTTCGGCGAGCAGGGCGAGATCGTGGTGCGCGGGCCGCAGGTCGTCCCCGGCTACTGGCGGCGTCCCGATGCCACCGCCGAGACCTTCCCCGACGGCGAACTGCGCACCGGCGACATCGGCTTCATGGACGCCGAGGGCTGGCTGTACGTCGTCGACCGCAAGAAGGACATGATCAACGCGTCCGGCTTCAAGGTGTGGCCGCGCGAGGTCGAGGACGTGCTCTACACGCACCCGGCGGTGCGCGAGGCGGCCGTGGTGGGGGTGCCCGACGGGTACCGCGGGGAGACCGTCAAGGCGTACATCAGCCTCCGTCCGGGTGCGGAAACGGACCCCGGCACACTCGCCGCTTACTGCAAGGAGAGACTGGCCGCCTACAAATATCCGCGGCAGGTGGAGATCCTGCCCGACTTGCCCAAGACGGCAAGTGGGAAGATCCTCCGTCGGGAACTTCGTTCCCGGGCGAACGACGGCTAGACGCAAGCAGGAATATCTCGGAAGGGCAGGTGGCGGCACAGTGGCCAGGACGACGGACGGTGACGGTACGCCCGTCCCGCAGCGGCTGCTCGCCGCCGCCACCCGGCTCTTCGCGGAGCAGGGCTACGACCGCACCTCGGTGCAGGAGATCGTCGAGGCGGCCGGCGTCACCAAGGGGGCGCTTTACCACTACTTCGGCTCCAAGGACGACCTCCTGCACGAGGTGTACGCGCGCGTACTGCGTGTTCAGCAGGAGCGGCTGGATGCCTTCGCGGGGGCCGACGAGCCCATCGAGAAGCGGCTGCGGGGGGCGGCGGCGGACGTCGTGGTGACGACCATCGAGAACCTCGACGACGCCATGATCTTCTTCCGGTCGATGCACCATCTCAGCCCGGAGAAGAACAAACAGGTGCGCGCCGAGCGGCGGCTCTACCACGAGCGCTTCCGTGCGCTCGTCGAGGAAGGCCAGGAGGCGGGCGTCTTCTCCACGGCGACCCCGGCGGACCTCGTCGTGGACTACCACTTCGGCTCGGTCCACCACCTGTCGACGTGGTACCGCCCCGACGGCCCGATGAGCCCCCAGGAGGTCGCGGATCACCTCGCGGACCTGCTGCTGCG comes from the Streptomyces sp. NBC_00443 genome and includes:
- a CDS encoding class I adenylate-forming enzyme family protein translates to MTDSLYAAKPWVALLSDVQRAPIAPADSLVHALRRAVAETPERVFLAYFDGRLTYREVDEFSDSVAGHLAARGLEHGDRVAILLQNSPHFVIALLGAWKAGAVVVPVNPMYKSGEVGHVLRDGEVAALICTDRAWESYLRETAADSPVRIVLTGCELDFQTRGDARVLTFERLPGAGDADDLTAVARAGHKAPQGRDLGPSDTALISYTSGTSGTPKGAVNTHGNVMYNAERQRTGLGLPDAPVYYALAPLFHITGMVCQLGASLNSAGTLVLTYRFDAGVVLDAFAEHRPHYTVGPSTAFMALAAHPAVTREHFSSFVNISSGGAPVPPALVEKFRAGFGPYIRNGYGLTECTAPCASVPPGLEAPVDPASGTLAVGLPGPETVVRIVDEQGAEVPFGEQGEIVVRGPQVVPGYWRRPDATAETFPDGELRTGDIGFMDAEGWLYVVDRKKDMINASGFKVWPREVEDVLYTHPAVREAAVVGVPDGYRGETVKAYISLRPGAETDPGTLAAYCKERLAAYKYPRQVEILPDLPKTASGKILRRELRSRANDG
- a CDS encoding TetR/AcrR family transcriptional regulator: MARTTDGDGTPVPQRLLAAATRLFAEQGYDRTSVQEIVEAAGVTKGALYHYFGSKDDLLHEVYARVLRVQQERLDAFAGADEPIEKRLRGAAADVVVTTIENLDDAMIFFRSMHHLSPEKNKQVRAERRLYHERFRALVEEGQEAGVFSTATPADLVVDYHFGSVHHLSTWYRPDGPMSPQEVADHLADLLLRALRP